ACAACTGTTGGCTTACCCTGCAATTTGCCTTGAAGACACCTCCCGCATTCTTCCCAAACGTGCCACCTGGCTGCTCGACAACCAGCGTCGCCTCACTGTGCCGAACTGGCATAGCGCCATACAGTGTTTTCGTTCAGGGTTAGGGATCGGAGCCATGCCTTCGCATATGGCTCAGCCTTATCTAGAAAGTGGGGAGCTGGTAGAGAAAATGCTGGTGGAACCCCCAGCCAAAAGTCCCTGTTGTATTGCGTGGCGATCAGACAAAGAAAACCCGGCGGTGAATTGGATTTTGGATTACCTGGGCGATGCGGAGAAAGCGCATCGTGAATGGTTGGAGTAAGTTAGATAGAAACAACCGCCGCCAAAGCTCTCTCTTTGACGGCGGTATCCGAATTAGCCGTTTAAATTACACCTTGGCTTGTTTCAACTGACGGGTCATTTTCTTACCCAGCGCCAACCTTCTCCAAATCTTCTCAAGTGGCCCCATTCGGTGATGTTTCAGCCAGTAGTTGGCAAACAGCACTTGAATCACACCCATTATCACAACGATGCCAATCAGTGGTGCGCGGTTTAGCGACCCGTAAAGATCCGGAAGTATCCACTGGAAAACCGCCACGGCAACAAATGATTGCGAAAGATATAGCGTAAATGCCATTCGCCCACAGGCAGCGAAAGGCTGCACAACGGCCGACCTTTTTTCCACTAGCCAAATCAGCAGCTTGGCATAGCACAATGAGAGGAGCGGAGACAGGGACATATTGAGCAACTGCAACACCAGGCTTAGCTCTTCGTTGAAGCCAATTTCGCTTCTGACGTTCACTAAAAATGCTGATGCAAAAGCGGTTAAAGCGCCGATTACACACCAGATAATTAAACGTTTTGATGAATTGAAGAAACCTGTTTTATACAGCCCCATACCAATCAGCATCAGACCGCCGACATGGAACATCAGCACGGGTAAGCCAGATATATAAACGCGGTAATACATTTCTAAACGCAAAGGGATCTGTTCGAAAAAGTAATTGCCAGTGGTAGCTTGAATGAGTTCGGCAGCTTTGCTTGGAGAAACGGGAAGGTAGGTGCCCATAATGGGAGGCGGGATTTCTTCCGGCGGCGCAAATGCAATAGCAGCAGAAAGCGCGAGAAAGAGCAATGCGGCTAATGAAACGAAGAAAACCCCCAAAATCAGCTGGGTGCGGGCTCGCCAATTAGCAGCGCGGAAGAGAACAAGACCTGTGACGGCATAAACAAACAGGACATCACCCGGCCAAATTAAAGCTGCATGAAGTAAACCAATCACAGCAAGCCAAAACAGTCGCCTTGAAATCCACTTGCCCGCAGATTGCTTTTTGCGCTGCCAACTCTCCGTTTGAATGACCAAGCCAACCCCAAATAGCAGACTGAACAGGCTCATAAAGCGTCCATCAAGGAATATGGCTTGGAAGGTATAGACCGCCATATCCATATCAGTCGCCGTTCCTTGCCAGTCTGGTGCGTGTAACGCTAGAGCCGGCAAAGCTTGATGGGCAAAAATATTCATAAACAAAATGCCAAGAATCGCGATGCCGCGGATGACATCCAGACTGAGTATCCGTTCGGCTGGGTTGGGCGGTGCAGTTGTCATTTCACTTCTCTCATTCAAATGATTAAAAACTGTTCTGTGACATCTATATGTAACTCGTTAAGTTGTTTCAATGAGATAGAGGTGTTTTTGCGGATACGGTAAGCAATTTAACTGGAGGAATGATACCCGGATCTATAATTCATCAGCTGAATGTCATGGGTTGCAGTTTTTATTTTTCTTATCAATA
The nucleotide sequence above comes from Grimontia kaedaensis. Encoded proteins:
- a CDS encoding DUF418 domain-containing protein; amino-acid sequence: MTTAPPNPAERILSLDVIRGIAILGILFMNIFAHQALPALALHAPDWQGTATDMDMAVYTFQAIFLDGRFMSLFSLLFGVGLVIQTESWQRKKQSAGKWISRRLFWLAVIGLLHAALIWPGDVLFVYAVTGLVLFRAANWRARTQLILGVFFVSLAALLFLALSAAIAFAPPEEIPPPIMGTYLPVSPSKAAELIQATTGNYFFEQIPLRLEMYYRVYISGLPVLMFHVGGLMLIGMGLYKTGFFNSSKRLIIWCVIGALTAFASAFLVNVRSEIGFNEELSLVLQLLNMSLSPLLSLCYAKLLIWLVEKRSAVVQPFAACGRMAFTLYLSQSFVAVAVFQWILPDLYGSLNRAPLIGIVVIMGVIQVLFANYWLKHHRMGPLEKIWRRLALGKKMTRQLKQAKV